The DNA sequence TGCAATGAGTAATGCACCTGTTGTTGGAATTATTATGGGCAGTCAATCTGACTGGCCAACCATGAAATTGGCCGCTGATGTTTTAGACGATCTTGGGGTCCCCTATGAAGCCAAGATTGTTTCTGCTCACCGCACACCTGATCGACTTTATGACTATGCAACTTCTGCAAAAGAGCGCGGTTTAAATGTCATTATTGCAGGGGCTGGCGGTGCTGCTCATCTACCTGGCATGGCCGCAGCCATGACACCATTACCTGTCTTCGGCGTTCCTATTAAGTCTCGCGCCCTCAGTGGCAAGGACAGCCTCCTCTCTATAGTGCAAATGCCTGGAGGTATCCCTGTCGGAACACTTGCCATCGGCGATGCAGGCGCAAAGAACGCAGGCATCCTTGCTGCTTCTGTTATTGCATTGCATGACAACCTTGTGGCTGACAAATTAGATCACTTC is a window from the Temperatibacter marinus genome containing:
- the purE gene encoding 5-(carboxyamino)imidazole ribonucleotide mutase; amino-acid sequence: MSNAPVVGIIMGSQSDWPTMKLAADVLDDLGVPYEAKIVSAHRTPDRLYDYATSAKERGLNVIIAGAGGAAHLPGMAAAMTPLPVFGVPIKSRALSGKDSLLSIVQMPGGIPVGTLAIGDAGAKNAGILAASVIALHDNLVADKLDHFRAAQTASIAEDPVD